Proteins encoded by one window of Lathyrus oleraceus cultivar Zhongwan6 chromosome 1, CAAS_Psat_ZW6_1.0, whole genome shotgun sequence:
- the LOC127135879 gene encoding uncharacterized protein LOC127135879, with protein MARSEMKNVVMMIITMIMLVFVEANHSLPPQATENGIGDITCLVKCGLQCAPQLGNTVQYGICMALCELLCSKKPSQAAYVCTRSCTYSKLNNINTDARDVNAIVDLCLKTC; from the exons ATGGCAAGAAGTGAGATGAAAAATGTTGTTATGATGATTATCACAATGATTATGTTGGTTTTTGTTGAAGCTAATCATTCTCTTCCACCTCAGGCTACAGAAAATGGAATCGGTGACATTACTTGTCTTGTCAAGTGTGGTTTACAATGTGCACCTCAGTTGGGAAATACAGTCCAATATGGAATATGTATGGCTCTGTGTGAATTGTTATGCAGTAAAAAGCCATCGCAAGCTGCATATGTTTGTACTAGAAGCTGTACTTACTCCAAACTCAATAATATTAATACTG ATGCTCGTGATGTCAACGCAATTGTCGATTTATGTTTGAAAACTTGCTAG